One stretch of Sebastes umbrosus isolate fSebUmb1 chromosome 5, fSebUmb1.pri, whole genome shotgun sequence DNA includes these proteins:
- the LOC119488139 gene encoding uncharacterized protein LOC119488139, translating to MVSSRTSQPEAIMPEFNVRRVVSKLLNSFFKGMTADQWGLLKSGSPDDTTMTMMGELLLDMTAALTKAFLKSLGSTTLASEDDVQINLGDTISQGFAEALGVDVSVQCPSSGSLTTLISEEVSESVRSALSSTEGIVQRLTPPSRLNNMILHACKMCQAFIGKMKSVFSPRPRKQRIICEQSDVEPEPSDAEDRHAATPSSDVVIAMKDIAIVQIIIKTQLNVITEPLLVDVPDSEYALLQSQNSREIEDVAEEIARSIAEDAVRSTPPEQKRKRSKKSIGSRIKKLLAKCFAKTCIHRIVAQMRKKFQRGSKVPSRESAKSLTKKINDLMKQPENRDLLGLGTPLLNIPPGRVLEFTKVLSDLLYTHILHGPEIIPEPVIRANMRADLQRKVLGFLCLARWWQIFQSDDLVDNMRHAILGTKPRAKKPLAIAAPPAPVSVTKSRDDFARRARNEQKRNYVEVLLERLVTRIFKKAKVTWTLSNVQDIIQCLFEQTWAEVEGLDFNYSPETLENLEKAIYRDLIKTWGTATWVLVSLKGGKPALGDRIASAVKGHLMAPPRQRSCMCRCFSSMLAAMTRW from the coding sequence ATGGTATCATCAAGAACTTCCCAGCCAGAAGCCATCATGCCCGAGTTCAACGTCCGTCGCGTTGTTTCCAAGCTGCTCAACTCCTTCTTTAAGGGGATGACGGCGGATCAGTGGGGATTGTTGAAATCCGGCAGCCCCGACGACACCACTATGACCATGATGGGAGAGTTGCTGTTGGACATGACAGCGGCCTTGACAAAAGCTTTCCTGAAATCTCTCGGGAGCACGACCCTGGCGTCTGAGGACGACGTCCAAATCAATCTGGGCGACACAATCTCTCAGGGTTTTGCCGAAGCTCTGGGCGTCGATGTCTCGGTTCAGTGTCCGAGCTCCGGAAGCTTGACGACACTGATCTCTGAAGAGGTTTCGGAGAGCGTCCGAAGTGCCCTCTCCAGCACCGAGGGCATAGTTCAGCGCCTCACTCCTCCCAGCAGACTCAACAACATGATTCTGCACGCCTGCAAAATGTGCCAGGCGTTCATCGGTAAGATGAAGTCGGTGTTCTCGCCTCGACCGCGCAAGCAGAGGATCATCTGTGAACAATCAGATGTGGAACCGGAACCCTCAGACGCCGAAGACCGCCATGCAGCGACGCCTTCGTCGGACGTCGTGATTGCGATGAAAGACATCGCTATTGTCCAAATCATCATCAAGACGCAGTTGAACGTCATCACCGAACCTCTCTTGGTTGACGTGCCGGACTCCGAGTACGCGCTGCTGCAATCTCAAAACTCTCGGGAGATTGAAGACGTCGCAGAAGAAATCGCTCGGAGTATCGCCGAAGATGCTGTAAGATCGACTCCGCCAGAGCAGAAGAGGAAACGCTCCAAGAAAAGCATCGGAAGCAGAATTAAGAAGCTTTTGGCAAAGTGCTTTGCCAAAACGTGCATCCATCGCATAGTGGCACAGATGAGGAAAAAATTCCAACGGGGCTCCAAAGTTCCCAGTCGGGAGTCGGCGAAGTCTCTCACGAAGAAGATTAACGATCTGATGAAACAACCAGAAAACCGCGATCTTCTGGGACTCGGCACTCCGCTCCTAAACATTCCCCCCGGTCGAGTCTTGGagttcacaaaggtcttaagtgatctcctctacacacacatcctACACGGGCCAGAGATCATCCCCGAGCCGGTGATACGTGCCAACATGCGCGCCGACTTGCAGCGCAAGGTGCTCGGTTTCCTGTgtctggccagatggtggcagatCTTTCAGTCCGACGACCTCGTCGACAATATGAGACACGCCATACTGGGGACCAAGCCCAGGGCCAAGAAACCTTTGGCAATCGCTGCACCACCTGCCCCGGTTTCCGTGACGAAGAGTCGTGATGACTTTGCACGGCGAGCGCGGAACGAACAAAAAAGAAACTACGTCGAGGTGCTCTTGGAGAGGCTGGTCACGCGGATCTTCAAGAAGGCAAAAGTGACCTGGACCCTTTCAAACGTCCAGGACATCATCCAGTGCCTTTTTGAACAAACGTGGGCCGAAGTCGAGGGTCTCGATTTCAATTACAGCCCAGAAACATTGGAAAACCTCGAAAAGGCCATTTACCGGGACCTGATTAAGACGTGGGGCACTGCGACGTGGGTGCTGGTGTCCTTGAAAGGGGGTAAACCGGCACTCGGAGACCGTATCGCCTCCGCCGTCAAAGGTCACCTGATGGCACCACCGAGACAGAGGTCCTGCATGT